A genomic window from Cinclus cinclus chromosome 5, bCinCin1.1, whole genome shotgun sequence includes:
- the SCOC gene encoding short coiled-coil protein isoform X3, translated as MMNADMDDLSARVDAVKEENLKLKSENQVLGQYIENLMSASSVFQTTDTKSKRK; from the exons ATGATGAACGCCGATATGGATG ATCTCTCAGCACGCGTAGATGCtgtaaaggaagaaaacttGAAACTGAAATCAGAAAACCAAGTTCTTGGACAGTATATAGAAAATCTGATGTCAGCATCTAGTGTTTTCCAAACAACTGacacaaaaagcaaaaggaagtgA